One genomic region from Marmota flaviventris isolate mMarFla1 chromosome 6, mMarFla1.hap1, whole genome shotgun sequence encodes:
- the Rnf182 gene encoding E3 ubiquitin-protein ligase RNF182, which yields MASQPPEDTVESQGSDELECKICYSRYNLRQRKPKVLGCCHRVCAKCLYKIIDFGDSPQGVIVCPFCRFETCLPDDEVSSLPDDNNILVNLTCGGKGKKCLPENPTELLLTPKRLASLVSPSHTPSNCLVITIMEVQRESATSLSASPVVEFYRPASFDSVTTVSHNWTVWNCTSLLFQTSIRVLVWLLGLLYFSSLPLGIYLLVSKKVTLGVVFVSLVPSSLVILMVYGFCQCVCHEFLDCMSLPS from the coding sequence ATGGCCAGCCAGCCCCCCGAAGACACCGTGGAGTCGCAGGGCTCCGACGAGCTCGAGTGCAAGATCTGCTACAGCCGGTACAACCTGAGGCAGAGGAAGCCCAAAGTGCTGGGCTGCTGTCACCGGGTCTGTGCCAAATGCCTCTACAAGATCATAGACTTTGGGGACTCCCCGCAAGGCGTCATCGTCTGCCCTTTCTGCAGGTTCGAGACGTGCCTGCCCGATGACGAGGTCAGCAGCCTGCCTGACGACAACAACATCCTCGTCAACTTGACTTGTGGCGGCAAAGGGAAGAAGTGCCTGCCGGAGAACCCCACCGAGCTGCTGCTGACCCCCAAGAGGCTGGCCTCCCTGGTCAGCCCTTCCCACACGCCTTCCAACTGCCTGGTGATCACCATCATGGAGGTGCAGAGGGAAAGCGCCACGTCCCTGAGCGCCAGCCCCGTGGTGGAATTCTACAGGCCAGCGAGTTTCGACTCTGTCACCACCGTGTCCCACAACTGGACTGTGTGGAACTGCACGTCCCTGCTGTTTCAGACGTCCATCCGGGTGTTGGTGTGGTTGCTGGGCTTGCTCTACTTCAGCTCCCTGCCCTTAGGGATCTACTTACTGGTGTCCAAGAAAGTCACCCTTGGGGTCGTCTTTGTCAGCCTGGTCCCTTCGAGCCTTGTCATCCTCATGGTGTACGGCTTTTGCCAGTGCGTTTGTCACGAGTTTCTGGACTGTATGTCACTTCCCTCGTAA